The window TGCACCCTTTGGTTTATGCAGCTGACCAACTCCCATCCTGAGAAATCTCTGAATTCACCTTCCCTGCTACTTACTGGCTGCCGCCATGCCTCTTAGCTGTTAGTCCCAAAGTGTGCAGCCCATAATAATGCCCCAATGCCTAATGGGATCAGTGCAGGGGCTGGCGACTCCCTGTCCCAAAATGTGACATCTCTGTGTCTTCTGAATGCCAAGAAAGGGGGATTTTGTAGCTTCTGGAGAGGTTTCCCACAGTGCATGTTACCTTATGAAAGACTCTGGAAAGCCGTGCAGTAGAGAAATCCGCTGagctttctttttccccttctaATTTGAGCATTTCACAAACACACCCCACTGCCTCTCTTTTCCCTATCGTGACTCCTTTTCTGGCTCAGCCTGCAGACTGCCCCTTGAATAACTGGAGTCAATGAAATGGATCTTGGTGTTAAACACCCCCTTCCTAATCCAGGAATCACCACCAACCTCTTGGTCCTCTCACCTGTCCTCCTTCACATCCTCTCCATCTTTGCTGAATCGTACTGTCTCCCAAGCCCTGGGGGAAGGGCACGAACGGGGGAGGGGAGCTGATTGTGGTAGACAACAAAAAGTCTGGGGTTAATAGACAGCCCCACCTGAAGAATTGTTACAGTTCTCAGGACTTGGCCAATGACTTGACTGTCTAATTCAGACGGTGCAGACACTGTTGCCTGGAAGATGGGGGAAGGATGGGGACCATCAACTATCAGTTCCTGCTCTTCCCACTGGAGGGCCTCCTTCCCAATAAGCGACCATGTGACAAAAGTGGAAATTCATGACCTCCCCTTCCATGCTGTGGTATTTCCCAGGGTTCTCCCCTGCCTAGGGCCATCTCTGGAAGGAAATTGTCCTGCAGCAGAAAGGACTCTGTACTCGAACTATCACCACGGGCCTCCAACCTAtgtcccctcctcctctcagcacaAATACGCCCAAGCCCAGCTAACCAAACTTTCCCCCTTTGGCTAAGACAGTTTGGGACATCCCAAGGTAGCAGGTTCAGTCAGTCCCTCTGCAAGCCAAACACCACGTGCGAGGTCAGGAGACAGGAGGTGAGGAAAAAGGCCGGTCTTTGGCCTGAGCCTCCCTCCCCACGGGAGGGAAAGCTGTCAACCACGGAAGCATTAGTCAGGCCCCCTGTGGTGTTGGCGACCTCCTCCAGGGTAACCTTGGGGACCAGCAGTTTGGAGAGGAGGCTGCTGAACCTGTTTAGGGTCACGGCTGCTGGCtctggggatgggctggggctGGACATGGTGAGGTTTAACTCCTCGGGATCTATGCAGAAGCCATCAGAGGAGCGGCCAAAGGCCACCTGACTGAGGTCTACACCGGCCACAGAGCCTGGGGAAGCGCACGGCACATCAGTTACGCGCCCAGAGCCCTCCATCCAGTCCCGCAGCCACTCCAGCTGGCAGTCGCAGCGCCACGGGTTGCGGAAGAGGAAGAGGCGGCCCAGGAAGAAGCTAGGTTGGAAGGCGGCCCAGGCGAGTGCGGTGAGGTGGTTGCCATTGAGGTGCAAGGCGAGTAGGCCCGAGAGGTTCTGGAAGGCGCCTTCCTCCACAAAGGCGATGCTGTTGCGATCCAGGTAGAGCAATTCCAGCTCGACCAGGTCTGTGAACCAGGCCCGCGCCACCAGGTCCAGTGCGTTGCCACCCAGGTTGAGTGTGCGCAGGTGGCGCAGGCCGCGAAAAGCATCGGCTGGCAGCGCGGCCAGGAGGTTGTCGTTCAGCAGCAGGTGTTCCAAGGCAACGCAGTCCTCGAAGGCGCCGCTGTGCACGACACGGACGCGGTTGCCCTGCAGGCTGAGCGAGCGCAGGTGCCGCAGGCctagcagcgagctggaagccACTGCCTCGATGCGGCCGCGTTCCAGATACGCATGCGTCAGGTTGGCCAGGCCGCGCAGCGCGCCCGGCACGCGGCGGAACAAGTTGTCGAAGGCGGCGAGCTCACGCAGGGCTGGCAGCTCGGCCAGGAGGCGCTCGGGCACGCTGAAGAGGCGGCAGGCGGCCAGATCCAGGCGGCGCAGGCGGCCAAGCGCGGCGAAGGTACGGGCGTGCAGGTAGCGCAGGTCGCCATTGTGCGCCAGGCGCAGCTCGGCCAGGTGCGGCAGACCCTTGAAGGCGCCGGGAGTGATGAAGGACAGGTTGTTGTGGCGCAGCGACAGGCGGTGCAGTGACGGCAGCGTGCCAAAGGCACGCTCTCCCAGGATGCGCAGGCCGTTCCGGTCCAGATCGATGGAGGCCGCCTCGCACGGGAATTCTGCTGGCACCCGCAGGAGGCCCGCGCGATCACAGCGCACTAAGCATCCGCGCTCCAAGCTGCTGCAGGAGCAGGCAGAGGGGCAGGTCCGAGTGCAGGACCCCTCAGCCAGGGCGCCAGGCAGGCAGAAGGACACCACTGGTGGGGAAGAGAGGGTGTGGGACCGGTGGCCgggaagcagaaggaaaaattaaaaaaaaaaaaaagcaacagttaATCAGAAGTCACCCGCGTTAAGAATCACATAAAATCCTACCTATCCAGGTTGCAGCAGGCTGCCCACCAACTTCTGCGGCCTGCAAATGGCATCTTCCCCCTCCTAGGCTCCACACCTTCCCCATCCCTGATGCTTCCCATTTGCTTTCCAGTTCCAGCTAATCCCCGCGTCAGTGCAGGTCCTAAACTTACTCCTGCCTGCCCTGGCATCGCTTGTGTGCTCCTAAATTGTGGCGCCCATTTGTGATCTGCATGCCCAGTGAGGAGTCTTCCAAGGGCATCACGGTGGCCTCCTGCCACGCCTGTGTTAGGCTCAAGACAGAGCTACTAGCCACCGCAGGCTGTTGGGCATTTGCAATGTGGCTAGCCTGAACGGCGATGTGCTGTGAAGTTCAAAGATGCAGTAGGTGTCAAAATGTTATTACACAAAGTCTTCATTTATTTCGCCGTTTTTGTTTGTAAGGTGAGATAGAaagcttccatcccctggttcactcccccaaatgacccttaacagccagggctgggcacggccaaagctgggagccaggaattcaatctgcaGCTCCCACAGAGGTTCAAGGTACCCCAAAACTGGAGCCAGAACTTGCTGCTTTTCGggatgtgtgttagcagggagctaggtccgAAGCAGAGGCTGCACTCACGCCAGGCGCCTCAATATGGACACTGTGTGTCCCAAGCAGTTTGTGTCTGTCATTTTTATATTGTTTGCATGTGGAAATGACATTTTAGATAGATTGGGTTAAgtcaaatatcaaaataaatgtcAACTGTTCTGACATTCTTACTGTACCTTTTTAGAAAACGTGGACAAGCGTGGCATGTGTTCTGTTTCTATTAGTATTGTCACAGTCCCTCTCCCTGTCAAAATTCAATTCCTGAAAATCCCCATTGAGTCCATTAAGCCCCATGGAGAAGGAAGAATTAAGGAGTAGGCAGTTAGGAATGAAAGAAAAGACTATTAACTTGTTTTAATACTCAAAAAGTAAGCTGTCAGGCTAGCATACTAAAACATCAGTGACCCTTCTTGCACATCTCATCACAGTTGACTCTGGACATCATGCAGTTGGATTCCATTCTTTAGCCTTTGCTCTCTAGAAATGCATTTACATCATCCCAGGAAAGAAAGGTGCTTATAAATGACTTTTGCTCTGAGCATTTGAATAGTGGTCTCATAACAACTTCAAAAACCCTGCTCCCGGgccaggtgtgatggctcaattggctaattctccacctccgagcaacaggatcctacatgggcaccagttcctattcccactgctccactttccatccaactccttgcttgtggcctgggaaaaatagttgaggatggcccaaagcctttgaaccctgcacccatgtgggagatctggaagaagttcctggctttggatctgcttagctctagccatggtagccatgtgtggagtgaattagtggatggaagagccctttctccttctctctggaaaatctgcctttccaataaaaacaaacaaatttttagTAAAAGCCCTACTCCTTGCCCCAAGTAGGCTTACTGCAGGCAGCAAAGCATAAAGGCATGGCCTGGAAGCCAGAGGTCCCCCAAGGCCACACCCGAGTGTTAGTAGGAAAGACACTACTTCCAGTAGCAGCCCGGAAGTGCGGCCATCAAAAGGGTTACGTGGACTccactggctgctgcttctgcaggtcTGTTGAGCACTAGTGTCTCTTCAGGCTGTCTGCTGCAGATACTCTGTGTTCTCAGCTGCTTGGAAGGAGACTGGGCCCCTTGCAGACTCAGCTGGGCCACTCTCAGACCTCTGAGTGTTCCGTTGAAAGCTGAATCTACTCCACTGTTAGAATGTtcaggcgccgtggcctagcggctaaagtcctcgccttgaacgcgccgggatcccatatggacgccggttctattcccggcagctccacttcccatccagctccctgcttattgcatgggaaagcagtggaggaaggcccagagcactgggaccctacacccatgtgggagacctggagaagaggttccaggttcctggcttcggatcggcacagcaccggtcgttgtgctcacttggggagtgaaccatcagacggaagatcttcctctctgtctctcctctctgtgtatcactttgtaataaaaataaataaatctaaaaaaaaaaaaaagtgttcaggaAGTCTCAGACTTAACTGTTCCCTCTACCAAGTATCCAACAAGGTTTCTTGAAGCCTATACTGAACTTGGCTGTGAACAGGGTCACTTCTAAGCTAGGGAGATGCCCCTTTAGGGAGCCAAGGCCAAGAATAAAACCTGAACTCCAGACCCCAAGTGGACAGAGGCccgacattttttttatttaactcctCCAACTGGTGAAGCTGAAGGCATCAGACTTCCCTAACCAGTAGTCCTTGACTATTTTCTAATTAGGAAGAGTACGGTCTCAACTGTAAGACTCCCATTTTTACTGACAACGGTTAGCACAGCTGCAGATACATCATATTAGGGGTCAGTAACTGCAGAGTCCAGTAAAATCAATGCCTTCCCCTATGAGGGCTACCGCCAGAGGATGTCATTTATTCAAAAACCTCTACCAAGGAACTCCTGTGCTTATAGCTGGCAGGATGCAAGCAGTTCGTGTGTTTCAGATCAGCAAAGCAGCTGCCActgcttaaaaaaatacatgcaagAGGGATGAGAAGAAACTTAATTACTATTACTTTATTTTATGTAGGTTTATCCTTTTCACCTTTGAAATTTTGGACCAGGTGAATGTGTTGCTTATTTttcagcctcttttttttttttaaagatttatttattcttattacaaactcagatttttacagaaaggaggagagacagagaggaaaatatcttccatccgatgatgattcactccccaagtgaccacaacggccggtgctgtgccaatccaaagccaggagccaggaacttcctccaggtctcccacacgggtgcagggtcccaaggcgctgggctgtcctcaactggtttcccaggcaacaagcagggagctggatgggaagcggggctgccgggaatagaaccggtgcgcatatgggattctggcacattcaaggtgaggactttagctgctaggccacgccgccaggcccgaaagatttttttttttttaattggaaaggcaaacttacagagagaaggagagacagagagaaagatcgtgattcttccattcactggttcactccccaaatggctgcaacaaccagagctgagccgatctgatgcccaggagccaggagcctcctccaggtctcccaggcgggtgcagggtcccaaggctttgggccatccttgactgctttcccaggccacagatagagagctggataggaagtggagcagccaagacataaaccGATACGCATATTGGACCCTGGAGCTTGCAAGGATTGTAAgcatttagccattaagccatcgtGCCaaaccccatttttttttcttaacaaaaacATCCATGCATgtgatttaaaagaaagaaaattctggtTTCCTAGAGGACGATATTTGGGCTGTGCTGATTCTTATTCGGAATGCATGTTTATAGTATCCATGCAGGAAGTATTTTTGTTTCCATGTGTATTTCTATAATGTCATGCTTTGATAGTCCCATGGTACCtaaccctccctccttccccaagaCATGTGCGGTGTTCTGTCTCAGTGCACGCAGTGGCCTATGAGTTCACTGCATGGGTTTGAAGCTAAAGGATGAATGAAGTATTCAGGAACTTACTATTTGTAAAAGGATACTCTGTATTTTACATTGTACTTCAGGAGCTTGGTATTTATAAACTCGATCATGCCACTTGCTGCATGTCCTCAAGTACATGTTAAACAATAAGGACTGGAGAGTTTTTCTAAAAGCTACCTAGAGCACTCATGATGGAAGTGCTAAAGTAAATGTCTACACCTGGACAGACTTTATACATTTGTCATTTGCAGATTCCTTCGCATGAAACCATAGATCCTTGTAGGCTCTGAAGATCACACAGGCCAgaacaaagtcaagttcagtTTGCGTCACTTGTCATCGTCAAATATAGTTGGGATGCTTTAATTATGTTTGATAATGGATGTTCAATCTCTACTTGTCAAACTTCAGGTTGAACTTTCTCATGCTTAATCTCAAACCAACTGTATATGatatttctaaaatttcatttattcattttaagtctgataaataaataaatattgcaacCCATTAAATGCCCTGGGGATCAACCAGAGTGGGTGGAACTTTTGTAAGAAAAGAAACCAACTAGGTGAAATCTACATTTAACTGACTTTTCCCTCTCAGGGCATTTTCAACTCCTACAGGTAATAGACAGTAGAACTTAAGCAGAAAGCAAGCTGACAGGGTCGAGGTCAGCATTTGTATCTGCACAGTGACTTGAGGTTAAggaaggaaaacagcaaaaagagGGTGCCACAGAATGAGACTCCTCTGTTATAACCCTGGTAGAATCCCGAAGCAAGTACTAAAGGTCAGTACCAACACAGACTGAAGCAATTGCCCAGGCATGGGGAAAAAATTAAGAGTTCAAGGTTCACCAGTTTATTAGTAGAGCTTGTAAAATGCCTCAGGCCTTCAACTGAAACCCCAAAGAACCACACCTTAAAAGTAAAGAACATTTTCTCAAGCCCAAGGACAAAACAGAAATAGGCTCACCCCAACAAAGCCTAAAACCAAGCCTTTCAAGTGCCAAGAATATCTGCTAGTAATTTAACTGGATGCCAGAAGGAAATCCCGCTCTTCAAAGGAAATCAAGAGAACACAGAATTTCTGCAACTACCATTCACAGTATCCAGCATACAATTCAGTAGTACTAGACATGTGAAGATGCCGCAAAACATGACAGTTATCAAGATAAAACAGTGAATAGAAGCAGGCCTACAGAGAACCCACATGCTGGAATTGCCAAACAAGGATTTATTTTAACTATGTTAAAGATTTTACAGGAAAGATAGGTGTAGTAGGGAGGTGATTAGGAAATCTGCACTTTAGAAGCGTTCTGAAAACTCTAAAAATGAGCCTACTGGAAATCTCAATGATGAAATCATATGCTATCTAaaacttttagaaataatttaataagaTAAACAGCTGATTAGATACTGCAGAAGAAAAGATTGATGAACTTGAAGAGAAATCAATAGAAATTACCCAAAATGAAACACACATAGAAAGCGAAAAGGAAGATTGAGTGGGGGAGCTAACAGCCAGACTGGCTTATGGGATATCAAGCAGACTAAGGTTCATTATTTAGAGTCACAGAGGAGAGAAGACAAAGAATGTGGCAAGAAAATGACTGAAGAAAATTTCCAAATTTTGGTTAAAAAGACACTCAGTAATTCCCAAAGTAGCAtaatgtgtgcatacatacatgcacacacacacaaatgcaccaACACCTAAGCACATTATAGTCAACTgataaaaacaagagaaaggaaaTTGTTAAAATCacttaacagcaacaacaacattaCGTAAATAATAGCGACTGTTCTGGTCTAAAAGTTTCTATCCTCTTCAAAAGTCCTATGTTGAAATCTTAACCCTCAAGATTAAGTATTAGAAGATAGGGACCTTGAGAGATGATTCAGAAGCTCTCAGAACTTGGACTAGTGTCCTTATAAAAGAGACCCAAGAGAGAATAGAGTTGGGCACCAGGCAGCACACCCTCACCAGGCACTGAATCTGCCACagccttgatcttggactttccaacctccagaactctgagaaatGCTTGTCATTTATAAGTCACCCAGTTTATGATGATTTTTGTCCTAGCCCAGTCCACAAgacaataaaattataaatttagatgctgaaaaaaaaactgtaaaaatctAGCACCCTAGATTTCTATATCCAGTGAAAATGCttttagaaatgaaggaaaatagaGACATTTTGAGCTGAACACCATCTGAGAAAATTTATCTCCAGCAGATCTTCTGCTCAACAAAAAATTGAAGACATTCTTCAGCTGGAAGAAATGTATTCTGGATGGAAATCAGATCTACAAGAGAAAATGAAGTGCAAGGGAAATGGTAAACAGGTCACAAAATAGAACCGACTTCTCTTTGCTCACCTTCATTGCTTAACAGAGAAGTGACTGTTCAAAGCAAAAGTGACAAGGTAATATGGAATTTATAACATATGTAAATGAAAAGTATGACAACCACAGCATAAAGGATGAGAAAGGGCGTCAATTGAAGAGTACTCTTAAAGGATCTGACATACATGAAGCAATATAAGGTGTAAGATTCAACACAGACCACGATAAACGAAAGTTGCATATTGTAATCCccagaaagtgaaaaagaaaccCAATCCTCTCCCTGTGCCATACACAATGGACTCAATTCCAACTAACAATGAATATCTATGGACATGGTTAGGAACCATGGTGAAATATATTATCTGGGGGAAATGAGCATGTGTAACACTACCCAAATTTAACTTTCTAAATTTCCCTTGCTCCATAACAAACAGATCTCAATAAGCATTTGCTCAGAGCTAAGTTTTCTACATACATTATTTTACTGGAAGCAACAGCACTGCAACAGAAGGGAAGGACTCAGAGTTGCCAACCCTGGCTTGTCTGTCCACCCACGACAGTGTGCTGTCTTCCACTCTACACGTCTagccttctttttgttttgttcaagatattttttatttttattggaaggtcagatttacagagaggagaaacagggaaagaaagatcttccatctgctggttcactccccaaatggccgcaatgaccagaactgagctgatccaaagccaggagccaggagcttcttccaggtctccaatgtgggtgcacgGTTCCAAGGACTtcgaccatcctccactgttttgctgtaaacagggagctgagtggggaggagagcagtcagtacatgaaccagcacccatacaggatgccagtgcttgcttgTGAAAGATTAGCAAACTGAGCCATTGCAGTAGCCCCATGCCTAGCTTTCTAAGCTTTTGTTTCTTCAACTGTGAATGGAAAGAATTACATTTCCTGGTCTTTGAGGGTTGCACTGCAACTGTTCCAGCTACTTCTGTAACAGCaaacatagtttcttttttttttttttttttcagcagcattgtttttctttattcagcatttaaattttttttattaattattttgcattatgtgacagtttcataggctctgggaatccccccacccctccccacgcccctcccccctggtggattcctccatcttgatgcagtattacagttcaaattcaatcaagattctttccttgcaaacgtataccaagcatagagtccagctacttattgtccagatgggttgaacagtttcttggggagaccatttctggtccgaagttagagctggtagaatatcatcccagtcaattaagagtcccaatataacatcaacagcaatttgcaacattatggaattgacatggttttgagtaaccagtatgttaaaaaaaaaaaaaaaaaaaaaaaaagcaagttcttaaccacaacctatgattagctcattgacatttcaattttagtttgtatacaggaccggctgctatataccttaaaatggctataaggtaccattcagctgtctcgtgtctatttcattttagtatttagccatttgttgtgttgaagtataattttgctgatcttggcaggttttaggataatctagactggcttgtaactctaacaagatatttgtcgacatttaatgtgcagaacatttttttgggggggggggatgtgcaggaaaatcctcaacaccatggtgaggagtgactaatctttgtgtcccacccagcgaggcatgagccaatccacgccagctctttcctgtcagatttcaagctctactttctgttgtttgtctatttattttaggttttttttagtttgtatgattgtttgtttgctgtaaggggttttcgaagcgatcccgatggtcactgcgagggagggcgggggtccagaacAAACGTAGTTTCTTACAACCGCATGTGTCTCTGCTGCCGCCTCCAAACTACGGCTGTCAGCCCCTTGGGTGAGCACTCCTGACCCAAGCAAAACTAATCAGACTCATTCCTTCTCCCTGAAGATGGAATAGGCCTGAGCTACAGGTCCGTGAGGGCCCACGAGCACAAATCCGTGCAGTGTTGAAGCTGGGCTTTGCACCCAAGCCAAGTGTAGACCAATGTCATGGAGCGACAGGAGCCAAGGGACAGACAGGGAATCTGGGATGTGCAACCTTGGTCCATGCAAGGGACCACGTGAGCAGGGACTGGTGGCTTGTAAGCAATACACGCACGTTGCTTACAGCTCTGGAGGGTGGGAAGTTGTGCTTCTCAGTTCAGAGACAGTGTCCTCTCTCAGCATCCTCATGTGGTAGCAAAGGCAAGGGATCTCCCTGGACCCTAATCCCATTCCTGAGGGCAGCTTGCCTGTGACCTCACTCCTAAAGGCATACTTCCTACTACCCTTTTACCTGGAAGCAGGTTTCCACATATGAATTTGAGGGGGAGTTGGACACCAACACGTAG is drawn from Ochotona princeps isolate mOchPri1 chromosome X, mOchPri1.hap1, whole genome shotgun sequence and contains these coding sequences:
- the NYX gene encoding nyctalopin codes for the protein MGKVWSLGGGRCHLQAAEVGGQPAATWIVVSFCLPGALAEGSCTRTCPSACSCSSLERGCLVRCDRAGLLRVPAEFPCEAASIDLDRNGLRILGERAFGTLPSLHRLSLRHNNLSFITPGAFKGLPHLAELRLAHNGDLRYLHARTFAALGRLRRLDLAACRLFSVPERLLAELPALRELAAFDNLFRRVPGALRGLANLTHAYLERGRIEAVASSSLLGLRHLRSLSLQGNRVRVVHSGAFEDCVALEHLLLNDNLLAALPADAFRGLRHLRTLNLGGNALDLVARAWFTDLVELELLYLDRNSIAFVEEGAFQNLSGLLALHLNGNHLTALAWAAFQPSFFLGRLFLFRNPWRCDCQLEWLRDWMEGSGRVTDVPCASPGSVAGVDLSQVAFGRSSDGFCIDPEELNLTMSSPSPSPEPAAVTLNRFSSLLSKLLVPKVTLEEVANTTGGLTNASVVDSFPSRGEGGSGQRPAFFLTSCLLTSHVVFGLQRD